Proteins found in one Irregularibacter muris genomic segment:
- a CDS encoding ASCH domain-containing protein: MKVILSIKPEFVEKIFSGKKRFEYRKVIFKRNDISTIIVYATKPYGKVVGEFEIGDIIMDDPKELWEQTKDYSGISKTYFNEYFKGRDKGFAIKIKDLKKYEHPLDLSVLDKNIKVAPQSFCYTGV; this comes from the coding sequence ATGAAGGTTATATTATCGATTAAGCCAGAATTTGTGGAGAAAATATTTTCTGGAAAAAAGAGATTTGAATATAGAAAAGTAATATTTAAAAGGAATGATATTTCCACAATTATAGTTTATGCTACTAAACCCTATGGAAAAGTTGTAGGTGAGTTTGAAATAGGTGATATTATTATGGATGATCCCAAAGAACTTTGGGAACAAACTAAAGATTATTCTGGAATATCAAAAACTTATTTTAATGAATATTTTAAAGGAAGGGATAAAGGATTTGCTATTAAGATAAAAGATTTAAAAAAATATGAACACCCATTGGATTTATCGGTGCTTGATAAAAATATAAAAGTTGCGCCACAGTCATTTTGCTATACAGGGGTATAG